The following DNA comes from Chrysiogenes arsenatis DSM 11915.
ATAAAATCTCTCGAATACCACGCCAGCACAGGAGAAAAGCACAAAACACCAGAGATTTTGCGCAAACCTATTGCGTTTTTTTTGTACTTTGGAGTAATTTTGACGGCGCCAAATGGTTGCATTTTCTTATTGAATAAAGGAGCACAGCAATATGCCAATTTATGAGTACACGTGTCACGAATGCGGAAAAACTTTTGAAAAAATAGAAAAAATGGATGCCCCGAAAGAGACCGCCTGCGTAACCTGTAGCGGCACCGCACACCGCATTCTGAGCCTTGCAGCATTTAGCCTGAAAGGAAGTGGTTGGTACAGCGATGGCTATAGCGCAAATGCACAGCCAAAATGTTCGCCAGAGAAAGTGGAATCGTGCGGTTGTGCTGCCAGTGGCTGCCCCGCCGCTGCCGCCCAGTAAGCACAGTAGGAATGTAATGGATCGTTTCCCCCAGAAAATCAGCACGCTGCTGCGCTCCACGCTGGAGCAATTTGGTCTCCAAAAAGGGGTCGAATCGTATCGCGTCGTGCATAGCTGGGGGAAAATTGTTGGTGTGCCGCTGTGCAATCATACGCGCGTGACGGGCATTCAGGGGGAAACGCTCTTCGTTGCGACAGATGATCACCGTTATCTGCATCATTTAACGATGTTAAAGCCACAAATCATACGCAAGCTGGCCAGTGACGGGGCGGGCACGTTTCGGGATATCGTTTTTCGTTATTCACAACGATTTCCCGTGCCAGTAGCGGTTCAACCAACCGTCGCCCCCCCTCCCGCGCCACTTAATGCTGAGGAAGAGGCATGGTGTAGCGACCTGACAAAGGAACTTAATCCGGAAATTGGCGAAATCATGGCACGGGTACTGCGGAAAGATTTACAGGCCAAACACGTTACAAACGATCATCCTGAGACGCTCAGCACCTAACCGTTTTGCACCTGCGCGTGCTCAAAATTCATCATCGTCGTCATCGTTAAACCAATCGGCAATATCAAACTTCTTCGTTTCGTTACGCAAAAGCGTGTAGAGCGTGGCCGCGTTTTCTTTGCGCACATTCCCCTCAGGCAAGATGGCAATAGTGACTTCCACCAAGCGCGTTGCCGAATCTACCATCAACGTATCGCCCACCTTGAGCTTGGTGCCAGCTTTGGCTATTTTTCCATTCACCTGCAAAAGTCCGTTATCGCACATCTGCTTGGCAACGGAGCGCCGTTTAATCAGGCGAGATTTCTTCAAAAAAAGATCAAGTCTCATGAATATCTACTCTCCGGTTGACTGACATAAGAAAATCCCCTGCAAAGATAACTTCGCAGGGGATAGAGCCGTTGTTCAATTACTGTGGGATCTTATACGAAATGGTGGCCTGCTTGCGCAGCCCCTGCACAAATTCTTGCAGGGAAGCATTCTGCCGTTCGCGCATCAACATCATCTTGGTACGCGCCGCATCTTCTTCGGTCATTTCACGGTTAAACGTAATGTCTTCCAGTTGGACAATGTGATACCCCACCGCACTGTTCACAAGACGGACTTCGCCTGGTGTCATGCTAAATATCGCCTCATCCAGCTCTTTGAGGAGCCTACCGCGCTTAATGCCGGTCATTTTGCCACCATCATCCGCCTGTGGCCCTTCGGAGTAGGTTTGAGCCGCAGCGGCAAAAGATATTTCGCTGCGAGATATCCGCGCCGCAAGTGCCGTAGCAATCGCCTGCGCCTCTTCATCCGTTTTACCGTCGCGACTAATCAGAATATGGCCAATATCCGCAAATGGTACGCGATAGAAACGTCCAGAGCGGAACGCCGAAGCGATCTCTTCGTCTGAAAGTACTATTTCGCGCGAGACTTGTCGATTGACTTGGAGCATCAGAAGTTGCTGACGAAGTTCCTGGCGATAGTGAGCGACTGATACCCCTTGTTGCGCCAACAACTTTTCAAAGGTTGCCAGATCGACATTGTTGTTGCTGGCTACCTGCTGCATTGCCTCGCTGATTTGCCCTTCGCTCACGCGGAGATTATTGCGTCTGGCATACTCATCAATCAGTATAAGGTCGATTTTTTCCTGCAAGGCTTGCCGCACAAGGCGATCCACTGCAGCGTTTGCTTCCGCCGTGGAAAGTTGCAGGTTTGCCTGGCGAATTTGATCGACATAGAGGCTTTTCAGCTCAAAAATCGTTATCGGCGTCCCATTGACCACCGCCGCCAACCCATCAATAACGGTTGCCGAAGCGAACGGAGTCGCAGCGAGCGTCAAGCCGCACACCAGCGAGCACAGTACTTTGCGTCCCTTCATCAGACCCCCTTCGTCAATTATTTCAGGTTATCTTTATACAGCTTGACTGAATGCTTCAGTTCGAGTTCCTTTACGAGCTTCTCAAGGGCTTCACCTTTAGCGCGATTTTCCAAAGCATGGGAAATTTGCTCTTTTACTTCGGCATAGGGAACCGTGCGCGCAGGATTTTTTGAATTAATCTTCAGGATATGATAGCCGAACTTGGTTTGCACCAATTCTGGCACAACCCCGATAGACCCTTCAAAAGCTGCTTTTTCAAATTCGGGAACCATTTGTCCGCGACCAAAATCGCCTAGCTTACCGCCGCGAGTCGCCGCGCCTGGCTCTTCAGAATGCTGCTTGGCGAGTTCACTAAAATCAACCTCTGGCTTTTTTGCCTCTGCCAGAATCTGTTTGGCCTTCGCTTCATCTTTTAAAAGAATATGGCTGGCGTTCACGCTTTCAGCTTCCACAAACTGCGCCTGATTTTCCTTATAAAACGCTTCCATATCTTTTTCAGAAACTTTGGCATTCTTTTCAAGGTACTCTTCAACAAACGCGCCAACCATCAGGTCTTTCTTAATAGACTCCAGACGCTCCAACACTTTCTTGTTCTTGGCATATCCCGCTTTTTCGGCCTCTAGGTATACCAGACGCTGCTTTACCAGTTCATCAAGCAACAAACTTTTCTGGTCTGGAGATTGAGCCAACTGAGCTTGAACCTGCGGTGGGAGCGATTCAAATGATCTATTGAAGTCCTCTTGGGTAATAGGCATTTTACCAACAGTTGCGAGTACGGAACTCTGAGAGGCAAGCGCATACGGCCCGATAAGCAAGGCAGAGGAAAGGGCAACGGCCATCAATGACTTTTTCATGAAAACTCCTCAAAATAATAATAAAAGGCTCTTTTGAAGTAGCAGAATTTATGGGGAAAAGCAAGCTGGAGAAACATCGCTAATGGTTTACCAGAATCAGCTTCACGTCATCGCCCAACGATATCACACGCTGAAAACGCCATTGTGGAGCACGTGCAGGATCGCTCACCCCAACCATTCCATTCCAGCCAATCCCGTCGTTGCCAAAAAGTTTCGGTGCAAGGTACAGGTGAACTTCGTCAAAAAGACATTCTTGAATACACTGCGTTATAATCCCAGCCCCCCCTTCAACCAATACTGAGCAAATACCATGGGTTTCGTAGAGGTACTGCAAAGACGCTCGTATCTCTGGCCGGCCACTCGGCGTTGGAGCAATCACCATCGCCCCCGCAGCGCGCAACTGCTGGGCAGCTTCGGACTGCATCAGTGATCTCTGTGTGAGAATAAAAAGCTGTCGATCACCACGATTTTGCAATAACGCACACGTTAAGGGGGTACGCAAGCGGCTGTCGAATACGATAACATCGGGATGTGGCAAGGGGTGATCGCGACAGGTCAACAGCGGATCATCACTGAGCACCGTACCAATACCAACCGCAATAGCATCATGCAAACCCCGCTCGCGGTGTGCGTCATGTCGCGCCGCAGCGCCGGTAATCCAGCGCGAAGCACCATTGGCAAGGGCAATTTTTCCATCAAGGGTAATCGCGCTTTTCAATGTTACGAATGGCGCCTGGCAAGTAATGTGTTTATTGAAATGTCGATTCATCCATGTCGCTTCGTCAGCCATAATGCCCGATATCACCGATATTCCAGCCGCTTCGAGGATGGCGCGACTACGCCCTGCGACACGTGGATTGGGGTCATCGGCCGCATACACCACCTGTGCGATGCCAGCAGCGATAATCGCCTCGGTGCACGGCGGAGTTTTGCCGTGAATGCAACATGGCTCCAAGGTAACATAAATGGTCGCACCGCATGCGCGCGTGCCAGCATCATGCAAGGCATGCACTTCGGCATGTGGTTCGCCCGCTTTCTGGTGGTAGCCACGTCCAATAATTGTGCCATTAGAGGCGACCACAACCGCACCAACAGCAGGATTCGGTGATGTATGCCCAAGACCGAGGTTCGCTAACCGTAGCGCTTCTTGCATGTATTTCGTGTGCATAGGGATTTCTCACAGTCGTAACAAGTGTAAATTTATGACGGTTCACCGTGGACAGTGCCGGAAAAAGGGGGTATGATTCGCCACCCCAAAAAGGATCAGGATAGATACTCATGCTCGAACATACGCAATTAACCGTTCCCGAACTCTCTATTTCTCAAGCAGTCAGCCATATTCTTCGCGAAATAGGCGAAGACGAAACCCGCGAAGGGTTAGAAAAAACCCCACAGCGGGTCGAAAAAATGTACCAAGAGCTCATGTCAGGCTACACCACCAATATCGACGATATTGTTAATGGTGCGATTTTTGATTGCCGTGATGATGACATGGTGCTGGTCAAAGAAATCAGCTTTTCGTCAATGTGCGAACACCACATGCTCCCTTTTCTCGGCAAAGTTCATGTGGCCTATATTCCCGATGGAAAAATTATCGGCCTCTCAAAAATCCCCCGCATCGTGGAGATGTTTGCCAAGCGGTTGCAAGTGCAAGAACGCTTGACGTCTCAAATCGCCAAAGCGCTCTACGATCACCTGAAGCCCCAAGGAGTCGCCGTGATGGTGGAAGCTATCCACTTGTGCGCCATCATCCGTGGCGTGCGTAATCACTCCACGTCAATGGTCACGACGTCCCTGCTAGGAGCCTTCCGCAATGACAAGCTGCTCCGCAGCGAGTTTATGGAGCAAACGGCGAAAAGTGCAACCACTTCAATTACGTGGTAGGAAGATACATCGCGATTAAGGCGCCTTCACGCATACCGTAATCGCTGACATAGAAATGGTCTTGCTCAAAACAGAGGTTGACGTTAATGGCGAGGCACATGCCAGCGATAATCAAATCCTCACGCCCTTTTTCGATACCGTAACGCTCAATCCGCCCCGAAAGGCCAAGACTTCCCATCTCTTCGAGAAGTTTTTTGGCATCGCTCACTTTGACACAATACCCGTTAATCAATTTTGGATTATATTCTTTGGCTCCCGATAAAATGAAGCCAACGCTGGTGTACGTGCCAGCGGTACCAATGATGCGAACCCCTTCGAGGGGGAAACGGGTAAATTCGTCATGTATGCGGCTGATTTTTTCGGTTACAAATTCTTGCAGCAGCAAATACTCTTCGATATCCAGCGGAGCACGAGAAAGGAATTTTTCCGTCAATCGAACCACACCGATCTCTCGTGAAACACTGTGCAGGATTTTCCCCTCGCTGTCCACCAGCGTCAGTTCAACACTTCCTCCGCCAATATCAACGATCAGGCGTGGCGTGTGACCGCGAACCGCCGCACCAACACCCAGTGTTGTAATGCGGGCTTCTTCCACGCCGTCGATAACACGAACCGTTAAACCCGTTTCACGAAACACACGCTCTACAAACTCCGCACCATTGTGAGCGTTGCGCACCGCACTGGTGGCAACGATATTCAAATCATCTGGCGTTAATCCAAAATCATCGAAAGATTTCCGGAAATCGCTCATCGCCGCAATTGATTCCTGCATCCGCTCTTCCAGCAAAAAACCCTTATCGAGCCCCTGCCCAAGACGGGTAATGCGACGATCAGAATGGTGCACCTTGATCCCTTTTTGCGGGTCGTAGGTTCCTATAAGCAAGCGGAGTGTGTTCGATCCGATATCGACTGACCCCTTCAAACGCAACTCAGACACTGACATGGTGATACTCCTGTGCCAGCGACACATATGTCTGCGCAGAGGTGCCAAGAAAGGTGATTTCGGCTTCGGTTAAAGAGCGCTTTATCACCGCCGGACTGCCGACAACAAGCGATCCCGACGGAATCTCCATTCCCTGTTTAAGAACACTTCCCGCGCCAATCATGCAGTTATCACCTATCGTGCACCCGTTCAGCACTACGGCATTCATTCCTATGAGTACGCGATTGCCTATCGTGCAACCATGCAGTGTAACATTGTGCCCAATCGTCACTTCGTCACCAATAATGGTCGGATACGAAGGGACGCCGTTGACATGCACCACCGTGCCGTCTTGGATATTCGTGCGGCAACCGATACGGATGAAATTCACATCACCACGAATCACCACACTGTACCAAACATTACTGTCGGCGCCGATAGTCACCCGACCGATCAGCACAGCGTTCTGAGCAATAAACGCTGTGCTGTCAATGGAAGGGCATTCCCCGCGATATGGGAGAATAAGGGGAGAACTCATTTCTTCTCCATCAACCGCTTATAGAATACGGAGTTGTTATCCAAAATAATGGTACTGTTTTCGTGAATTGACGACTTATACAGGTCGAGCTCACGCATAAAGCGATAGAATTCTGGTGCACGTGAAAGGCCATCAGCATAAATTTTGGCAGCCAGCGCATCGCCTTCACCGCGAATCCGCTGTTCATTGCCATACGCTTCCGCCAGCATGATTTCTTTTTCGCGGTCGGTTTCGGCACGAATTTTTTGTGCCTCTTCTTCCCCTTCCGAACGGTAGAGCGTCGCCATTTTTTCGCGCTCACTGCGCATCCGGTCATAAATCGCCCGTTCGTTTTCTGTCGGAAGGTCAGCGCGCTTGATCCGCATGTCTATGATCTGTATCCCGAGGTCGGCCACTTTTTCGGCGGCTCCCTTTGCGATATTATTCATAATTTCCAAACGGTTATGGTTGATAACCTGAATCAGATCAAACGAACCGATTTCGCGCCGTGCTTCGCCGTACATCACATCACCAATACGACGATTCCCTCCCGCTTCATTTTGCACCGATGTCAAAAAGCGGAGCGGATCAGCAATACGCCAAACAACGTAACTATCAACAACTATATTCTTTTTATCCCGCGTAATCATCTCTGTCGGTGAACCGTCAAAGAGCAAAAGACGCTTTTCAAAATACTGAACATCCTGCACGAACGGAAGTCGGAAATAGAGTCCCGGATCGTTGATCGCACGGACAGGTTTCCCCAACTGCGTGATAATGGCGTGTTGGGTAAAATCGACAATAAACATCGAAAATGATGCTACTGCGATAAGCACCGCCACGAGCGGAAAAGCAAACTTAGCAATTTTCATAGGTGAAGCCCCTTCAGTATCAGTTATTGGCTTTTAAGCCCTTGGAGCGGTAAATAAGGGAGAATCCCTTTTCCCGCTTGCGAGTCAATCAGGTAGAGCTTCGCGGTCGGCATAACTTCCTGCATAACATCAAGCAATAAGCGGTCGCGCGTAATTTCCGGCGCCTGTTTGTATTCGTTATACAGCGCCGTAAAACGATCAACATCCCCTTGCGAACGGAAAATCTTTGACTCTTTATAGCCCCGTGCCGCTTCCATGATACGCGCCACTTCACCACGCGTTTGTGGCAGAACAGAGTTGCGATAGCCCTGCGCTTGGTTAATCAGCCGCTCGCGATCCTCACGGGCACTGGCGACATCTTTAAACGCCTGTACGACCTCGTTGGGTGGCTGTACGTCATACAGTTCGACCGCCGCAATATCGATACCCATTTTATATTCGTTCAGGGTGCGCTGGAGCTGGTTACGAATATCAGTCTGAATTTTAAACTTACCAATTGTCAGAGCGTTATCTATGGTTTCGCCACCCATAGTTTCACGAACAGCGGCTTCGGCAGCGTCCTTGATTGTTTCGCTGACATAACGGACATTGAAAAGGAATGCCATGATATCGTTAATGCGATACTGAACAATAACTTTTATATCAACGATATTCTCATCGCCGGTCAGCATCAGTGACTCTTTTCCGACTGTCATGGTGCGGTCGGCCGCCGAGCGGAACCCTATTTCTAAGCGACGCATATTCGTAACACTGGCTTTGTGGTACTTTTCAACGGGGTAAGGAAAGGCAAGGTGCGGCCCCGGCCCGACAACGCGATTGAGCTCGCCAAAGCGGAGAATAGCCGCTTGTTCTTCTGGCTTTACAATAAAAAAACCGGTCGAGAGCCAGAAGAGAAGTAAAACCACGCCAACAATCAGCGGGAGCTTTGTTTCCAGAAAGCGGGGGAGCTTAATCTGGGGCGGTGTTGGCATTTTGAATGGCGTCGGGCCGCGCCCGCCACCGTTGTTTCCGCCGCCTCCGCCACCACTTGGACGTTTCTTCGCCCATGGATTGTTGTATTCAGCGAATAATCGCCCTAAAGAAAATTTCGTCATAACACTCCTTACGATACTTGGTTGAATAGAGAAAAGAACTGCGCAATCATTCGAGCGGTTGCACCCCAAATGACGGCGCCATTATAGTGAAAAATTGGTGAAGCGCAACCGTGGTCTCCCCAAAAGAAAAACTCCACCGACGAAGTGTGGCGATTGAGAAAGTATTCTATCGGCACAAAGAGCGGATATTCCACTTCACGCGGGTCGGGATTCAAGCGTGGCCGCGAGGTGAGAATGGCCAAGTAGCAGTTGATAGTATATGAACTTACCTGAGTATGCGTTATCCCGCAAAGACCCACAACATCGTGCGGCGATAGAACGACGCCCATCTCTTCAAGAAATTCGCGCTCCGCACAGGTACGTGCGTCTTCGCCAGCTTCCTGCCGGCCACCTGGTAAGGCAATTTCGCGTGAATGGTGATAGCCATCTTCTGTGCGACGGAACAATAACAGATCATACGAATCATCCCGCGGCCATAGGGACAACACCACAGAAGCCGCCATCTCTCCAGTCCTCCCAGGTGATGGCACAAGGTTACGCTGCTGCACGAGCACCGCTGTTGCCTGAACAGCATCAAGAATAGG
Coding sequences within:
- a CDS encoding FmdB family zinc ribbon protein, with the translated sequence MPIYEYTCHECGKTFEKIEKMDAPKETACVTCSGTAHRILSLAAFSLKGSGWYSDGYSANAQPKCSPEKVESCGCAASGCPAAAAQ
- the hflC gene encoding protease modulator HflC is translated as MKIAKFAFPLVAVLIAVASFSMFIVDFTQHAIITQLGKPVRAINDPGLYFRLPFVQDVQYFEKRLLLFDGSPTEMITRDKKNIVVDSYVVWRIADPLRFLTSVQNEAGGNRRIGDVMYGEARREIGSFDLIQVINHNRLEIMNNIAKGAAEKVADLGIQIIDMRIKRADLPTENERAIYDRMRSEREKMATLYRSEGEEEAQKIRAETDREKEIMLAEAYGNEQRIRGEGDALAAKIYADGLSRAPEFYRFMRELDLYKSSIHENSTIILDNNSVFYKRLMEKK
- a CDS encoding NUDIX hydrolase, which translates into the protein MSHFQYPILDAVQATAVLVQQRNLVPSPGRTGEMAASVVLSLWPRDDSYDLLLFRRTEDGYHHSREIALPGGRQEAGEDARTCAEREFLEEMGVVLSPHDVVGLCGITHTQVSSYTINCYLAILTSRPRLNPDPREVEYPLFVPIEYFLNRHTSSVEFFFWGDHGCASPIFHYNGAVIWGATARMIAQFFSLFNQVS
- a CDS encoding gamma carbonic anhydrase family protein, which translates into the protein MSSPLILPYRGECPSIDSTAFIAQNAVLIGRVTIGADSNVWYSVVIRGDVNFIRIGCRTNIQDGTVVHVNGVPSYPTIIGDEVTIGHNVTLHGCTIGNRVLIGMNAVVLNGCTIGDNCMIGAGSVLKQGMEIPSGSLVVGSPAVIKRSLTEAEITFLGTSAQTYVSLAQEYHHVSV
- a CDS encoding peptidylprolyl isomerase; the protein is MKGRKVLCSLVCGLTLAATPFASATVIDGLAAVVNGTPITIFELKSLYVDQIRQANLQLSTAEANAAVDRLVRQALQEKIDLILIDEYARRNNLRVSEGQISEAMQQVASNNNVDLATFEKLLAQQGVSVAHYRQELRQQLLMLQVNRQVSREIVLSDEEIASAFRSGRFYRVPFADIGHILISRDGKTDEEAQAIATALAARISRSEISFAAAAQTYSEGPQADDGGKMTGIKRGRLLKELDEAIFSMTPGEVRLVNSAVGYHIVQLEDITFNREMTEEDAARTKMMLMRERQNASLQEFVQGLRKQATISYKIPQ
- a CDS encoding RNA-binding S4 domain-containing protein, coding for MRLDLFLKKSRLIKRRSVAKQMCDNGLLQVNGKIAKAGTKLKVGDTLMVDSATRLVEVTIAILPEGNVRKENAATLYTLLRNETKKFDIADWFNDDDDDEF
- the folE gene encoding GTP cyclohydrolase I FolE, with the translated sequence MLEHTQLTVPELSISQAVSHILREIGEDETREGLEKTPQRVEKMYQELMSGYTTNIDDIVNGAIFDCRDDDMVLVKEISFSSMCEHHMLPFLGKVHVAYIPDGKIIGLSKIPRIVEMFAKRLQVQERLTSQIAKALYDHLKPQGVAVMVEAIHLCAIIRGVRNHSTSMVTTSLLGAFRNDKLLRSEFMEQTAKSATTSITW
- the hflK gene encoding FtsH protease activity modulator HflK — protein: MTKFSLGRLFAEYNNPWAKKRPSGGGGGGNNGGGRGPTPFKMPTPPQIKLPRFLETKLPLIVGVVLLLFWLSTGFFIVKPEEQAAILRFGELNRVVGPGPHLAFPYPVEKYHKASVTNMRRLEIGFRSAADRTMTVGKESLMLTGDENIVDIKVIVQYRINDIMAFLFNVRYVSETIKDAAEAAVRETMGGETIDNALTIGKFKIQTDIRNQLQRTLNEYKMGIDIAAVELYDVQPPNEVVQAFKDVASAREDRERLINQAQGYRNSVLPQTRGEVARIMEAARGYKESKIFRSQGDVDRFTALYNEYKQAPEITRDRLLLDVMQEVMPTAKLYLIDSQAGKGILPYLPLQGLKSQ
- the ribD gene encoding bifunctional diaminohydroxyphosphoribosylaminopyrimidine deaminase/5-amino-6-(5-phosphoribosylamino)uracil reductase RibD codes for the protein MHTKYMQEALRLANLGLGHTSPNPAVGAVVVASNGTIIGRGYHQKAGEPHAEVHALHDAGTRACGATIYVTLEPCCIHGKTPPCTEAIIAAGIAQVVYAADDPNPRVAGRSRAILEAAGISVISGIMADEATWMNRHFNKHITCQAPFVTLKSAITLDGKIALANGASRWITGAAARHDAHRERGLHDAIAVGIGTVLSDDPLLTCRDHPLPHPDVIVFDSRLRTPLTCALLQNRGDRQLFILTQRSLMQSEAAQQLRAAGAMVIAPTPSGRPEIRASLQYLYETHGICSVLVEGGAGIITQCIQECLFDEVHLYLAPKLFGNDGIGWNGMVGVSDPARAPQWRFQRVISLGDDVKLILVNH
- a CDS encoding DUF721 domain-containing protein, producing MDRFPQKISTLLRSTLEQFGLQKGVESYRVVHSWGKIVGVPLCNHTRVTGIQGETLFVATDDHRYLHHLTMLKPQIIRKLASDGAGTFRDIVFRYSQRFPVPVAVQPTVAPPPAPLNAEEEAWCSDLTKELNPEIGEIMARVLRKDLQAKHVTNDHPETLST
- a CDS encoding peptidylprolyl isomerase, with amino-acid sequence MKKSLMAVALSSALLIGPYALASQSSVLATVGKMPITQEDFNRSFESLPPQVQAQLAQSPDQKSLLLDELVKQRLVYLEAEKAGYAKNKKVLERLESIKKDLMVGAFVEEYLEKNAKVSEKDMEAFYKENQAQFVEAESVNASHILLKDEAKAKQILAEAKKPEVDFSELAKQHSEEPGAATRGGKLGDFGRGQMVPEFEKAAFEGSIGVVPELVQTKFGYHILKINSKNPARTVPYAEVKEQISHALENRAKGEALEKLVKELELKHSVKLYKDNLK